Proteins encoded together in one Marinobacter sp. Arc7-DN-1 window:
- a CDS encoding Trm112 family protein, which translates to MDKKLLAMLACPVCKGDLKLNDARTELICYQDAMAFPIREGIPVMLASEARTLSTDERLHKR; encoded by the coding sequence ATGGATAAAAAATTGTTGGCAATGCTGGCCTGTCCGGTCTGCAAGGGAGATCTGAAGCTCAACGACGCCCGAACCGAGCTGATCTGTTATCAGGATGCCATGGCGTTCCCGATCCGTGAGGGGATTCCGGTGATGCTGGCCAGCGAGGCCCGGACGCTCTCCACCGACGAGCGCCTGCACAAGCGTTGA
- a CDS encoding proline--tRNA ligase, producing MRASRYLIATQKETPADAEIISHQLMLRAGMIRKLAAGLYTWLPMGLRTLRKVERIVREEMDRSGAQEVLMPAVQPAELWQESGRWTQYGGELLRMNDRHGRDFCFGPTHEEVITDLIRNELKSYKELPANFYQIQTKFRDERRPRFGVMRAREFIMKDAYSFHINAGSLDETYQLMHRTYCAIFDRLGLDYRPVQADSGAIGGSASHEFHVLASSGEDDIVFSTDSDYAANIEKAEAVAPAGQRPAPAEALKEVATPDQRTIDAVSEFLGIDATRTVKTLLVKAEADEEGHSGLVALILRGDHTLNEIKAGNLAGVAEPLTMATDEEIEQVIGCKAGSIGPVKLNVPVIVDRSAAHLADFVCGANRDGFHLTGVNWERDVPVDRVEDLRNVVEGDPSPDGKGTLEIRRGIEVGHIFKLGNKYSTAMNATVLDENGKSVIMDMGCYGVGVSRIVAASIEQNHDDKGIIWPDAIAPFQVAIITLNAHKSPTVAEAGEKLYEQLRQAGYDVLLDDRNERPGVKFADMELIGIPHRFVVSERGLAAGTLEYKGRRDEEKQDIPVAEALPFLVNASPRKGL from the coding sequence ATGCGAGCAAGCCGTTACCTGATTGCCACCCAGAAAGAGACCCCCGCCGACGCGGAAATCATCAGCCACCAGCTGATGTTGCGCGCCGGCATGATCCGCAAACTGGCTGCCGGGTTATACACCTGGTTGCCGATGGGGCTACGGACTCTGCGCAAGGTTGAACGGATTGTTCGTGAAGAGATGGACAGGAGCGGTGCCCAGGAAGTTTTGATGCCGGCTGTTCAGCCCGCGGAACTGTGGCAGGAATCCGGCCGCTGGACCCAGTATGGCGGAGAACTGCTGCGGATGAATGACCGTCACGGCCGGGACTTCTGTTTTGGCCCGACCCACGAAGAGGTCATTACCGACCTGATCCGCAACGAGCTCAAGAGCTACAAGGAACTGCCGGCCAACTTCTATCAGATCCAGACCAAATTCCGGGATGAGCGCCGTCCCCGGTTCGGCGTGATGCGTGCCCGGGAATTCATCATGAAGGACGCCTACTCCTTCCATATCAATGCCGGGTCCCTGGATGAGACCTACCAGCTCATGCACCGCACTTACTGCGCGATTTTCGATCGCCTGGGGCTGGATTACCGCCCGGTACAGGCTGATTCGGGCGCCATTGGCGGCAGTGCCTCCCATGAATTCCATGTGCTTGCTTCCTCCGGTGAGGACGACATCGTCTTCAGCACCGACAGCGACTACGCCGCCAACATCGAAAAGGCCGAGGCCGTGGCCCCTGCCGGCCAGCGCCCGGCGCCTGCTGAAGCGCTGAAAGAGGTCGCCACTCCGGACCAGAGAACCATTGACGCGGTGTCTGAATTCCTGGGCATTGATGCCACGCGCACGGTCAAGACCCTGCTGGTCAAGGCCGAGGCCGATGAGGAAGGCCACTCAGGCCTGGTGGCACTGATCCTCCGGGGCGACCACACCCTGAACGAGATCAAGGCCGGGAACCTGGCAGGCGTGGCTGAGCCGCTGACCATGGCTACGGATGAGGAAATCGAGCAGGTCATTGGCTGCAAGGCCGGCTCCATTGGCCCGGTCAAGCTGAACGTACCGGTGATTGTTGATCGCAGTGCCGCTCACCTGGCGGACTTTGTCTGCGGCGCCAACCGGGACGGCTTCCACCTGACCGGCGTGAACTGGGAAAGGGACGTCCCGGTGGATCGCGTGGAGGATCTGCGCAATGTCGTCGAAGGCGACCCGAGCCCGGACGGCAAGGGCACCCTGGAAATCCGCCGGGGCATCGAGGTTGGCCATATCTTCAAGCTCGGCAACAAATACAGCACCGCCATGAACGCGACGGTCCTGGACGAGAACGGCAAAAGCGTGATCATGGACATGGGTTGCTATGGTGTCGGCGTATCCCGGATCGTCGCCGCCTCCATTGAACAGAACCACGACGATAAGGGCATCATCTGGCCGGACGCCATTGCCCCGTTCCAGGTGGCCATCATCACACTCAACGCCCACAAATCACCCACGGTTGCCGAAGCTGGCGAGAAACTGTATGAACAGCTGCGCCAGGCGGGCTATGACGTCCTGCTGGATGACCGGAACGAGCGCCCGGGTGTGAAGTTTGCCGATATGGAACTGATTGGTATTCCGCACCGGTTCGTGGTCTCAGAGCGAGGCCTTGCGGCGGGCACCCTCGAGTACAAGGGACGCCGGGATGAGGAAAAACAGGATATCCCGGTGGCTGAAGCACTGCCTTTCCTGGTGAATGCTTCGCCCCGTAAAGGGCTTTAA
- a CDS encoding Lrp/AsnC family transcriptional regulator, with protein sequence MPHNQKNLIKIDKIDRRILEQVQNDGSLTNQELAEKVGLSPSPCLRRVRALEEAGIIVRTVTILDHKKLGLSLTAIILIGMDRHTPERFATFEEQVAEYPEVQECYLITGQDADYMLKVVVPDMDHYHHFLLNRITRIQGVSGVHSSFVLRRVTDSTALPLGYLS encoded by the coding sequence ATGCCACATAATCAGAAAAATCTCATCAAAATCGATAAAATTGACCGGCGGATCCTCGAACAGGTCCAGAACGACGGTTCCCTGACCAACCAGGAACTGGCGGAAAAGGTGGGGCTTTCTCCCTCTCCCTGCCTGCGCCGGGTTCGGGCCCTTGAGGAAGCGGGCATCATTGTCAGGACTGTGACCATCCTGGACCACAAGAAGCTGGGCCTGTCACTCACGGCGATCATACTGATCGGCATGGACCGACACACGCCAGAGCGTTTTGCCACCTTCGAAGAACAGGTTGCCGAATACCCGGAAGTGCAGGAGTGCTACCTGATCACCGGACAGGATGCCGATTACATGCTCAAAGTCGTGGTTCCGGATATGGACCACTACCACCATTTCCTGCTCAACCGGATCACCCGGATTCAGGGGGTCAGTGGTGTACATTCAAGCTTTGTGCTTCGACGGGTAACAGACAGTACCGCCCTGCCCCTGGGCTACCTGTCCTGA
- the murB gene encoding UDP-N-acetylmuramate dehydrogenase has translation MRQNPEILEDVQMESLNTLRVSARARFFVEVESAAELAWSLEWAAKGPHKTLILGGGSNLVFAGDFRGLVVRMAIRGRSWERVVDHRATLVLGAGENWHEAVLYAARAGYRGIENLALIPGTAGAAPVQNIGAYGVELCDCLESVTALDRTTGELVALNNAECRFGYRDSLFRHTPGRFVITEIRLGLSRNKPLALGYRDLQEYLGDTPDSALNALDVAEAVMAIRRRKLPDPAIIPNAGSFFKNPVVDVAQFDSLRTQHPDIVGYPQEHGIKLAAAWLIDQSGWKGFRNARVGVHNRQALVLINHSGGSGRDILALAEEIRKSVEKRFGVCLEMEPGIVAGAGSL, from the coding sequence TTGAGGCAGAATCCGGAGATCCTGGAAGACGTTCAGATGGAGTCGCTGAACACGCTTCGTGTGTCTGCCCGGGCCCGTTTTTTTGTCGAGGTCGAAAGTGCTGCCGAGCTGGCCTGGTCGCTGGAGTGGGCAGCAAAAGGGCCGCACAAGACTCTGATTCTCGGCGGTGGAAGTAATCTGGTGTTTGCCGGTGATTTCCGGGGGCTGGTTGTTCGCATGGCCATCCGGGGGCGGAGCTGGGAGCGAGTCGTTGATCACCGGGCCACGCTGGTTCTGGGCGCCGGAGAGAACTGGCACGAGGCTGTCCTGTACGCTGCCAGGGCCGGTTATCGCGGTATTGAGAATCTGGCCCTGATTCCGGGCACTGCAGGTGCTGCCCCGGTTCAGAATATTGGCGCCTATGGGGTTGAGCTATGTGACTGCCTGGAATCGGTCACGGCACTGGATCGCACCACCGGTGAGTTGGTTGCCCTCAACAATGCCGAGTGCCGCTTCGGCTATCGCGATAGCCTGTTCAGGCACACCCCCGGTCGTTTCGTGATTACGGAAATCCGCCTGGGGCTATCCCGTAACAAGCCCCTGGCACTGGGTTACCGTGACCTGCAGGAGTATCTCGGCGATACGCCGGACTCTGCTCTGAACGCCCTGGATGTCGCCGAGGCGGTCATGGCGATCCGGAGGCGAAAGCTGCCGGACCCGGCCATCATTCCCAACGCAGGCAGCTTCTTCAAGAACCCGGTGGTGGATGTGGCGCAGTTCGATTCGCTCAGAACGCAACATCCGGATATTGTCGGTTACCCTCAGGAGCATGGCATTAAACTGGCCGCGGCCTGGTTAATTGACCAGAGTGGCTGGAAAGGTTTCCGGAATGCCCGGGTGGGTGTTCACAACCGTCAGGCGCTGGTTCTCATTAATCACTCCGGCGGCAGTGGCAGAGACATTCTGGCGCTGGCGGAGGAGATCCGGAAATCCGTTGAGAAGCGATTCGGAGTTTGTCTGGAAATGGAACCCGGCATTGTTGCCGGGGCCGGGAGCCTCTGA
- the kdsB gene encoding 3-deoxy-manno-octulosonate cytidylyltransferase: MSFTVVIPARYASTRLPGKPLADVAGKPMIQHVCDRAGESRAGRVVVATDNERIRSVCEGFGAEVVMTSPNHASGTDRLEEVARALGFEPDHRVVNVQGDEPLIPPELINQVADNLEFYPEAAIATLCERIHDPEQVFNPNVVKVVFDHQGMAHYFSRAPIPWARDHWQDGTPLTRVDVSMPDHIGYFRHIGIYGYRVSVLGQFVRWAPAPTEFTESLEQLRALYNGARIHVDVASVNPPAGVDTESDLKRVREWLERRSNDNG; encoded by the coding sequence ATGTCTTTTACTGTTGTGATTCCGGCCCGGTATGCCTCCACCCGCCTTCCCGGAAAGCCGCTGGCGGATGTCGCCGGAAAGCCCATGATTCAGCATGTCTGTGACCGCGCCGGCGAAAGTCGGGCAGGGCGGGTGGTTGTCGCGACCGACAACGAACGTATCCGGAGCGTCTGCGAAGGCTTCGGTGCGGAAGTGGTCATGACATCGCCAAACCATGCCAGCGGTACTGACCGGCTGGAAGAAGTTGCCCGGGCGCTCGGTTTTGAACCGGACCATCGTGTCGTTAACGTGCAGGGTGATGAGCCCCTGATTCCGCCGGAACTGATCAACCAGGTGGCGGACAATCTGGAGTTTTACCCGGAAGCCGCCATTGCCACCCTGTGCGAGCGCATCCACGATCCGGAGCAGGTTTTTAACCCCAATGTGGTCAAGGTGGTGTTCGACCATCAGGGCATGGCCCATTATTTCAGCCGTGCGCCCATTCCCTGGGCCCGGGACCATTGGCAGGATGGCACGCCTTTGACCCGTGTCGACGTTTCCATGCCTGATCACATCGGTTACTTCCGGCACATCGGCATCTACGGTTACCGGGTCTCGGTGCTGGGGCAGTTTGTCCGTTGGGCGCCCGCGCCAACCGAGTTCACCGAGTCCCTTGAGCAATTGCGGGCCCTGTATAACGGCGCCCGGATCCACGTGGATGTGGCGTCGGTGAATCCGCCCGCCGGTGTGGATACCGAAAGCGATCTGAAACGGGTGAGGGAATGGCTGGAAAGGAGAAGCAACGACAATGGCTGA
- the leuA gene encoding 2-isopropylmalate synthase — protein sequence MAFDHRKYVAFKPVAKTDRRWPDKVIEKAPAWCAVDLRDGNQALVKPMSVAQKQRMFDLLVKLGFKEIEIGFPAASQPDFDFCRKLIEENRIPEDVKIQVLTQARPELIERTYEALSGVRKAIVHVYNSTSTVQREQVFGLDRDGIRDIAVNGAKVVRDIAARHPETEWTFQYSPESFTGTELDFAAEVIDAVSDVWRPDQGQPMIINLPATVEMATPNVFADQIEWICDNIRRREHISISVHTHNDRGCAVAAAELAVMAGADRVEGTLMGNGERTGNMDLVTMAMNLYSQGIDPTLDLSGMAEISELVEACTEISTHPRHPYAGELVFTAFSGSHQDAIRKCLARRKEGETWNVAYLPIDPFDVGRRYEEVVRINSQSGKGGVAYVLERDYNISLPRWLQIEFSKVVQREAETNGGEIDSLTIHRLFEDRYLKVHADWALRSYDLHRDEEGVRAEVSVGSESAPVRLDGRGLGAVEAVSEALEGRFGLSIAVEAYDEFALGEGTNANALACIRLTANGKHCSAAALAEDTASATLQALFSAVAQAVGAEMPEPAREAEVAGA from the coding sequence ATGGCTTTCGATCATCGCAAATACGTTGCGTTCAAACCTGTTGCCAAAACCGATCGCCGCTGGCCCGACAAGGTCATCGAAAAGGCGCCGGCCTGGTGTGCGGTAGACCTTCGGGACGGTAACCAGGCGCTGGTGAAGCCCATGTCGGTTGCCCAGAAGCAGCGGATGTTCGATTTACTGGTCAAGCTGGGCTTCAAGGAAATTGAAATCGGTTTTCCTGCTGCGAGTCAGCCTGACTTTGACTTCTGCCGCAAGCTGATCGAGGAAAACCGCATTCCCGAGGATGTAAAGATCCAGGTACTGACCCAGGCCCGGCCGGAGCTGATCGAGCGCACCTACGAAGCGCTCTCTGGTGTCCGCAAGGCCATCGTGCATGTCTATAACTCGACATCGACCGTGCAGCGGGAGCAGGTGTTCGGGCTCGACCGCGACGGCATCCGTGATATTGCGGTAAATGGCGCGAAGGTGGTCAGGGACATAGCGGCACGCCATCCGGAAACGGAATGGACGTTCCAGTATTCACCGGAAAGTTTCACTGGCACCGAGCTGGATTTCGCGGCGGAAGTGATCGATGCCGTGAGCGACGTCTGGCGTCCGGACCAGGGGCAGCCGATGATCATCAACCTCCCAGCGACCGTTGAAATGGCTACGCCGAACGTGTTTGCCGACCAGATTGAATGGATCTGCGACAACATCAGGCGTCGTGAGCACATCAGTATCAGTGTGCATACCCACAACGACCGCGGCTGCGCCGTGGCGGCTGCGGAACTGGCTGTGATGGCCGGTGCCGACCGCGTTGAGGGTACCCTGATGGGTAACGGGGAGCGTACGGGGAATATGGATCTGGTCACCATGGCGATGAACCTCTATTCCCAGGGCATTGACCCCACGCTGGATCTTTCCGGAATGGCGGAGATCAGCGAGCTGGTTGAAGCCTGTACCGAGATCTCCACCCATCCCCGCCACCCCTACGCCGGGGAGCTGGTGTTCACCGCCTTCTCGGGCAGTCACCAGGATGCCATTCGCAAGTGTCTGGCGCGCCGGAAAGAAGGGGAGACCTGGAATGTGGCCTACCTGCCCATTGATCCGTTTGATGTAGGCCGCCGCTATGAGGAGGTTGTGCGCATCAACAGTCAGTCTGGCAAGGGCGGTGTCGCCTATGTGCTGGAGCGGGATTACAACATCAGCCTGCCGCGCTGGCTGCAGATCGAGTTCAGCAAGGTGGTGCAGAGAGAAGCCGAAACCAACGGCGGCGAGATCGATTCACTGACCATTCACCGGCTGTTCGAGGACCGCTACCTGAAGGTTCATGCTGACTGGGCATTGAGGTCCTACGATCTGCACCGGGACGAAGAGGGCGTTCGCGCCGAAGTGTCCGTTGGCAGTGAGTCTGCACCAGTGCGCCTGGACGGCCGCGGCCTGGGTGCCGTGGAAGCGGTGTCTGAAGCCCTGGAAGGCCGGTTCGGACTCTCCATTGCGGTTGAAGCGTATGACGAGTTTGCCCTGGGCGAAGGCACCAATGCCAATGCCCTGGCCTGTATCCGGCTGACTGCGAATGGCAAGCACTGCAGTGCGGCGGCACTGGCGGAAGATACCGCCTCTGCGACGCTGCAGGCGCTGTTCTCGGCCGTGGCACAGGCGGTGGGAGCCGAAATGCCGGAGCCGGCGAGGGAGGCCGAGGTTGCGGGCGCCTGA